In Pyrus communis chromosome 1, drPyrComm1.1, whole genome shotgun sequence, the following are encoded in one genomic region:
- the LOC137727261 gene encoding extensin-1-like: MGYPYYSPPPPSPPLPCAPPPPPPPPPPLPCNPVSSPPPPSPHHHHHHHHPKAPPKHNQVYPPPPPSPTPPPPHQHHDYPKPPPQSPPPPPHNHHVYPKPPPPSPSPPPPHHHDYPKPPPPEHHHDYPKLPSPSPPPPHHHDYPKPPCSSPPPPHHHDYPKPPSPSPPPPHHHDNPKPPSPSPPPPHHHDYPKPPSPSPPPPHHHDYPKPPPPEHHHDYPKPPSPSPPPPHHHDYPKPPCSSPPPPHHHDYPKPPSPSPPPPHHHDYPKPPTYSPPHPLPPSVPAQPPTKHEAPPPHSHVYPPKPSCGAPPPEHVHPPKPSQPPVLPPKPYPPKASPPKPYPPKASPPKPSYGASPPEHVHPPKPSYGAPPPEHVHPPKPSQPPVHPPKPYPPKASPPKPHPPKASPPKPGQPPVHPPMPYPPKASPPKPYPPKASPPKPSQPPVHPPKPYPPKASPPKPYPPKASPPKTSQPPVVQPPKPYPPKASPPKPYPPKSSPPKGSHPPKAAPPKPPKGATPPAFPPGYYTPPTYYGNPPPLNAVPPSFEIVAPPPGKNHTTVIAVCVSLGGAFFLAFLLVGLFCFAKKKKKKVMVPAPIPCVEEEEERVQVAAVGGGGYGAEPTPVAVPVEQHEYGGGGAAEIGPSYAPPSHRPSY, from the coding sequence ATGGGTTACCCCTACTACTCTCCACCACCACCTTCACCTCCTCTACCATGcgctccaccaccaccaccacctcctcctcctcctctgccaTGTAACCCCGTAagctcaccaccaccaccatccccccatcaccaccaccaccaccaccatccaaAAGCACCACCGAAACATAACCAAGTCTATCCTCCGCCACCACCGTCACCAACACCACCACCGCCTCACCAACACCATGACTATCCGAAGCCACCACCTCAGTCACCTCCTCCCCCACCCCATAATCACCATGTTTACCCCAAGCCGCCGCCACCATCACCGTCTCCACCGCCACCACATCACCACGACTATCCAAAACCTCCACCACCTGAGCACCACCATGACTATCCTAAACTACCATCTccttctccaccaccaccacaccacCATGATTATCCTAAACCACCATGTtcttctcctccaccaccacacCACCATGACTACCCTAAACCACCATCTCCTTCTCCTCCGCCACCACACCACCATGACAATCCTAAGCCACCATCTccttctcctccaccaccacatcACCATGACTACCCTAAACCACcatctccctctcctccaccaccacacCACCATGACTATCCAAAGCCTCCACCACCTGAGCACCACCATGACTATCCTAAACCACCATCTccttctccaccaccaccacaccacCATGATTATCCTAAACCACCATGTtcttctcctccaccaccacacCACCATGACTACCCTAAACCACcatctccctctcctccaccaccacacCACCATGACTATCCTAAACCTCCAACTTATTCACCACCTCATCCACTACCACCCTCAGTTCCAGCACAGCCCCCAACGAAGCATGAGGCACCACCACCTCACTCACATGTCTATCCACCAAAGCCTTCTTGTGGTGCTCCACCACCCGAACATGTACATCCACCAAAGCCCAGCCAACCTCCAGTACTCCCTCCGAAGCCATACCCACCAAAAGCATCACCACCAAAGCCGTACCCGCCAAAAGCATCGCCGCCAAAGCCTTCTTATGGTGCTTCACCACCTGAACATGTACATCCACCAAAGCCTTCTTATGGTGCTCCACCACCTGAACACGTACACCCACCAAAGCCCAGCCAACCTCCAGTACACCCTCCGAAGCCATACCCACCAAAAGCATCACCACCAAAACCGCACCCGCCAAAAGCATCGCCACCAAAGCCCGGCCAACCTCCAGTACACCCTCCGATGCCATACCCACCAAAGGCATCACCACCAAAGCCATACCCGCCAAAAGCATCGCCACCAAAGCCCAGCCAACCTCCAGTACACCCTCCGAAGCCATACCCACCAAAAGCATCACCACCAAAGCCCTACCCGCCAAAAGCATCACCACCAAAGACTAGTCAGCCTCCTGTAGTACAACCCCCAAAGCCATACCCACCAAAAGCATCTCCACCAAAGCCATACCCTCCCAAATCGTCACCACCAAAAGGCAGTCACCCACCAAAGGCGGCACCACCAAAACCACCAAAGGGCGCGACACCACCTGCATTCCCTCCCGGTTATTACACTCCACCTACTTATTACGGCAACCCTCCTCCTCTTAACGCTGTACCACCCTCATTCGAAATCGTTGCACCGCCTCCTGGGAAAAACCACACCACCGTTATCGCCGTGTGCGTTTCCCTGGGTGGTGCATTCTTCCTTGCGTTCCTCTTGGTCGGTCTCTTTTGTTTtgccaaaaagaagaagaagaaagtgatgGTTCCTGCACCTATTCCTtgtgttgaggaagaagaagaacgtgTCCAAGTAGCAGCAGTTGGAGGAGGAGGATATGGTGCTGAGCCAACTCCAGTTGCAGTTCCCGTAGAGCAACATgaatatggtggtggtggtgcagcTGAGATCGGACCTTCTTATGCTCCTCCTAGTCATCGTCCAAGTTACTAA